The Canis lupus familiaris isolate Mischka breed German Shepherd chromosome 27, alternate assembly UU_Cfam_GSD_1.0, whole genome shotgun sequence genome window below encodes:
- the LOC119877672 gene encoding collagen alpha-1(I) chain-like → MWPPLFRSWRGDPTEREGSTEAGRPARETEARKAGKEGALPQGEGGLRLRRGGREGSATRSRSPAGRSCYVPPHLQQEGQWSDAEKDFPAASGAQLAAQGDDGVVLRGCRRLTRDPGQGTHPRVASAPHPGVPAGCGHPCLREPAAPPSPRPSRGRHPGGLPCPLHPEELPSTLHPEEGLPCPLHPEGLPSSLHPEEGLPCPLHPEGLPSSLHPEEGLPCPLHPEGLPSTLHPEEGLPCPLHPEGLPSTLHPEEGLQCPLHPEGLPSSLHPEEGLPCPLHPEGLPSTLHPEEGLPGSRRLCTPEEGLQCPLHPEGLPSSLHPEEGLPCPLHPEGLPSTLHPEEGLPCPLHPEGLPSSLHPEEGLPCPLHPEGLPSTLHPEEGLPCPLHPEGLPSTLHPEEGLPCPLHPEGLPSTLHPEEGLPCPLHPEGLPSSLHPEEGLLCPLHPEGLPSTLHPEEGLQCLLHPKGLPCPLHPRRGSRPLRTPRRRPACGSPGSSALNPLGEPSSEGGDTAWWAPGRQQGPHVQPGGRRWLRVLRFLTRDLARGAPPPPPPVKGTVPPPRHPLPGGGGDDAVALGCTQAVSWGGQATHTRRPGRAWAQPRSHARALGLLQERGPGGGGHSGDPAASRGRPGPLRPAAASPGRAASRAPSAGRRLRDLAPRDPSRGAAVGVPHPGPRGAARQPPPAALRVSGSPCRSAGPLPAAPSRIF, encoded by the exons ATGTGGCCGCCCCTGTTCCGCAGCTGGCGGGGGGACCCCACGGAGCGGGAGGGCTCCACCGAGGCGGGGCGTCCcgccagggaaactgaggcc cGCAAGGCCGGGAAGGAAGGGGCCCTGCCCCAGGGCGAGGGCGGCCTGCGGCTGCGGAGGGGCGGCCGGGAGGGATCGGCGACGCGCTCGCGCTCTCCCGCAGGCCGGAGCTGCTACGTCCCTCCACACCTGCAGCAGGAGGGACAGTGGTCAGACGCCGAGAAGGACTTCCCGGCTGCATCAGGCGCCCAACTGGCGGCGCAAGGGGACGACGGCGTCGTTCTCCGGGGCTGCAGGCGACTGACCCGAGACCCCGGCCAGG GGACCCACCCGCGGGTGGCCTCGGCCCCCCACCCGGGCGTCCCCGCTGGGTGCGGCCACCCGTGTCTGCGTGAGCCCGCCGCCCCACCCTCCCCACGGCCCTCCCGCGGCCGCCACCCCGGCGGGCTCCcgtgccccctgcaccccgaggAGCTCCCGTCCACTCTGCACCCCGAGGAGGGGCTCCcgtgccccctgcaccccgaggGGCTCCCGTCCTCTCTGCACCCCGAGGAGGGGCTCCCGTGCCCCCTGCATCCCGAGGGGCTCCCGTCCTCTCTGCACCCCGAGGAGGGGCTCCCGTGCCCCCTGCATCCCGAGGGGCTCCCGTCGACTCTGCACCCCGAGGAGGGGCTCCcgtgccccctgcaccccgaggGGCTCCCGTCGACTCTGCACCCCGAGGAGGGGCTCCagtgccccctgcaccccgaggGGCTCCCGTCCTCTCTGCACCCCGAGGAGGGGCTCCCGTGCCCCCTGCATCCCGAGGGGCTCCCGTCGACTCTGCACCCCGAGGAGGGGCTCCc gGGCTCCCGTCGACTCTGCACCCCTGAGGAGGGGCTCCagtgccccctgcaccccgaggGGCTCCCGTCCTCTCTGCACCCCGAGGAGGGGCTCCcgtgccccctgcaccccgaggGGCTCCCGTCGACTCTGCACCCCGAGGAGGGGCTCCcgtgccccctgcaccccgaggGGCTCCCGTCCTCTCTGCACCCCGAGGAGGGGCTCCcgtgccccctgcaccccgaggGGCTCCCGTCCACTCTGCACCCCGAGGAGGGGCTCCcgtgccccctgcaccccgaggGGCTCCCGTCCACTCTGCACCCCGAGGAGGGGCTCCcgtgccccctgcaccccgaggGGCTCCCGTCCACTCTGCACCCCGAGGAGGGGCTCCcgtgccccctgcaccccgaggGGCTCCCGTCCTCTCTGCACCCCGAGGAGGGGCTCctgtgccccctgcaccccgaggGGCTCCCGTCCACTCTGCACCCTGAGGAGGGGCTCCAGTGCCTCCTGCACCCTAAGGGGCTCCCGTGCCCCCTGCACCCGAGGAGGGGCTCCCGGCCACTCCGCACCCCGAGGCGCCGGCCGGCCTGCGGGTCCCCTGGCTCCTCTGCCTTGAATCCCCTGGGTGAGCCTTCGTCTGAGGGCGGGGACACCGCGTGGTGGGCACCCGGCAGGCAGCAGGGACCCCACGTACAGCCTGGGGGGAGGCGCTGGCTGCGGGTCCTGCGCTTCCTGACGCGTGACCTCGCCCgcggggcgccccccccccccccccccgtgaagGGGACCGTGCCCCCGCCGCGTCACCCGCTTCCCGGCGGCGGAGGTGACGACGCGGTGGCACTTGGTTGTACGCAAGCTGTGAGCTGGGGGGGCCAAGCCACGCACACGCGGCGTCCCGGGCGGGCTTGGGCACAGCCGCGGTCGCACGCACGCGCGTTGGGGCTCCTGCAGGAGCGAGGTCCCGGCGGCGGGGGCCACAGCGGAGACCCCGCGGCCAGCAGGGGGCGCCCGGGCCCGctccgccccgccgccgcctccccgggcCGGGCCGCCTCCCGCGCGCCCTCTGCCGGCCGCCGGCTTCGCGACTTGGCGCCGCGCGACCCCTCCCGTGGGGCGGCCGTGGGAGTCCCGCACCCTGGGCCCCGCGGCGCGGCCCGACAGCCCCCACCGGCCGCGCTCCGGGTCTCGGGGAGCCCCTGCCGCTCGGCCGGCCCCCTGCCCGCGGCACCTTCCAGAATCTTCTAA
- the CBX5 gene encoding chromobox protein homolog 5 isoform X1 — MGKKTKRTADSSSSEDEEEYVVEKVLDRRVVKGQVEYLLKWKGFSEEHNTWEPEKNLDCPELISEFMKKYKKMKEGENNKPREKSESNKRKSNFSNNADDIKSKKKREQSNDIARGFERGLEPEKIIGATDSCGDLMFLMKWKDTDEADLVLAKEANVKCPQIVIAFYEERLTWHAYPEDAENKEKETAKS; from the exons ATGGGAAAGAAAACCAAGCGGACAGCTGACAGTTCTTCttcagaggatgaggaggagtaTGTCGTGGAGAAGGTGCTAGACAGGCGTGTAGTTAAGGGGCAAGTGGAATATCTACTGAAGTGGAAAGGCTTTTCTGA GGAGCACAATACTTGGGAACCCGAGAAAAATTTGGATTGTCCTGAGCTAATTTCTGAGTTTATGAAAAAGTATAAGAAGATGAAGGAGGGTGAAAATAACAAACCCAGGGAGAAATCAGAAAGTAACAAGAGGAAATCCAATTTCTCGAACAATGCTGATGatatcaaatccaaaaaaaagagagag CAGAGCAATGATATCGCTCGGGGCTTTGAGAGAGGactggaaccagaaaagatcatTGGGGCGACAGATTCCTGTGGTGATTTAATGTTCCTAATGAAATG gaAAGACACAGATGAAGCAGACCTGGTTCTTGCAAAAGAAGCTAATGTAAAATGTCCACAGATTGTGATAGCATTTTATGAAGAGAGACTGACATGGCATGCATATCCTGAGGATgcggaaaacaaagagaaagaaacagcaaagagCTAA
- the CBX5 gene encoding chromobox protein homolog 5 isoform X2 produces MGKKTKRTADSSSSEDEEEYVVEKVLDRRVVKGQVEYLLKWKGFSEEHNTWEPEKNLDCPELISEFMKKYKKMKEGENNKPREKSESNKRKSNFSNNADDIKSKKKRESNDIARGFERGLEPEKIIGATDSCGDLMFLMKWKDTDEADLVLAKEANVKCPQIVIAFYEERLTWHAYPEDAENKEKETAKS; encoded by the exons ATGGGAAAGAAAACCAAGCGGACAGCTGACAGTTCTTCttcagaggatgaggaggagtaTGTCGTGGAGAAGGTGCTAGACAGGCGTGTAGTTAAGGGGCAAGTGGAATATCTACTGAAGTGGAAAGGCTTTTCTGA GGAGCACAATACTTGGGAACCCGAGAAAAATTTGGATTGTCCTGAGCTAATTTCTGAGTTTATGAAAAAGTATAAGAAGATGAAGGAGGGTGAAAATAACAAACCCAGGGAGAAATCAGAAAGTAACAAGAGGAAATCCAATTTCTCGAACAATGCTGATGatatcaaatccaaaaaaaagagagag AGCAATGATATCGCTCGGGGCTTTGAGAGAGGactggaaccagaaaagatcatTGGGGCGACAGATTCCTGTGGTGATTTAATGTTCCTAATGAAATG gaAAGACACAGATGAAGCAGACCTGGTTCTTGCAAAAGAAGCTAATGTAAAATGTCCACAGATTGTGATAGCATTTTATGAAGAGAGACTGACATGGCATGCATATCCTGAGGATgcggaaaacaaagagaaagaaacagcaaagagCTAA